The Anaerolineales bacterium DNA window TATTGTTGCCCTGGATGGTCACCTCCACCTGGGGAGGAACCGTTATTGGCAGACGACCTATTCTTGACATCCCGGCCTCCTTACCAAACCTTGCACAGGATCTCGCCGCCAACACCAAGCTGGCGAGCGCGCTGGCCGGTCATGACGCCTTTCGGCGTGGACAGGATGGCGACACCCATCCCGGAGAGCACATAGGGGATCTCCTGCTTTCCAGTATAGACCCGGCCTCCGGGGCGGCTGATGCGCTCCAGACCTGTGATGACTGCACGACGCTCACGGCGTTCGCCCACGTATTTCAAGCGAATGCGTAAGACCTTTTGTGCAGGTCGCTTTGAATCATCAACAACTTCATAACCACTGATATAGCCTTCTTCCTTCAAGATCTGCGCAATGGCAGATTTCATTTTAGAATTTGGCAGAGCTACAGTGGTGTGTTCAGCCAACACAGCATTGCGAATGCGTGTGAGCATATCAGAGATTGGATCTGAAACAGACATGTTCTTTTCCTCCGCCCGTTACCAGGATGACTTCACAACGCCAGGGATTTTGCCTTCAAGGGCCTGTTCGCGAAAACAGATACGACACATCCCAAAACGGCGGATATAACCACGCGGGCGTCCACAAATTTTGCAGCGATTGCGCACACGGGTAGGATATTTCCGGCGCATTTCACGGTATTTCATGCAAGTTTTCGCCATTAGTTTCCTTCCTTCCGAAACGGCATGCCTAGCATTTGAAGCAGCTGCCTGGATTCGTCATCATTACGCGCTGTCGTAACAATGGATATTTCCAAACCGCGTAATTTATCAATCTTGTCATACTCGATCTCTGGGAACACCAGCTGTTCGCGCAGCCCGAGCGTATAATTGCCACGGCCATCAAAGGCATTGGGTGAAATACCACGAAAATCACGCACGCGGGGCAGGGCGACATTCATCAGCCGATCTAGGAATGACCACATTCTGTCGCCGCGTAAAGTAACTTTTACGCCGATCTGGCGGCCTTCGCGCAGCTTGAAGTTGGCGATGCTTTTCTTGGCTTTTGTGATGATCGGCTTCTGACCGGTGATCAGCTGCAAGTCTGCTACTGCCGCTTCGAGCGCCTTGGCATTATCCAGGGCTTCACCCACACCGATATTCACCACCACTTTAGTGACGCGCGGGATCTGCATAACGTTATCTGTGCCGATCGCCATCTCGAGGGCAGGTGCAATTTCATTCTGATATCGTTCTTTTAAATAATGAGTCATCGTATCGCTCCACAATGGTGATTATTCAATCACCGCCCCACAATTCTTGCAGATGCGCTTGCTCTCGTCATCTTCTCGCTGGATACCAACGCGCACCGGGTTATCGCACTTGGGGCAAACTAACATGACATTGCCGATGGCAATGGGACCTTCAAATTCGATGATCCCGGGTTTAAGAGTGCGGCCCTGGGATTGAACCTGCTTCTGGTGTTTCTTGCGTACATTGATGCCAGCAATGACCACCTTGCCTTCATCTGGAAGGACTTTGATCACCTTGCCGCGCCTGCCTTTATCAGCTTCACGGCCGCTGATCACTTCAACGGTATCGTCTTTACGAATTTTTACTCTCACAGCTTATACTCCTGCACCAAACCCGTTAAAGGACCTCTGGTGCCAATGATACGATTCGCATAAATCCTTTTTCTCGCAGCTCACGTGCCACAGGGCCGAAGATGCGGGTGCCTTTGGGGTTTTGCCCATCGGTGTCCAGGATGACTGCAGCATTATCGTCGAAGCGAATATAGGAACCATCATCCCGGCGCCACTCCTTGGCACAGCGCACGATCACAGCCTTAACTACTTCGCTTTTCTTGACACTGCCCTGCGGAGAGGCTTCCTGGATCGCGCCGACCACAATGTCACCCACGCGACCATAGCGACGCCTTGACCCGCCCATGACGTGGATCACGAGCAGGGAACGCCCGCCGGTATTATCTGCAACCTTGACCACGGTCTCTTGTTGGATCATGGCT harbors:
- a CDS encoding 30S ribosomal protein S8, producing the protein MSVSDPISDMLTRIRNAVLAEHTTVALPNSKMKSAIAQILKEEGYISGYEVVDDSKRPAQKVLRIRLKYVGERRERRAVITGLERISRPGGRVYTGKQEIPYVLSGMGVAILSTPKGVMTGQRARQLGVGGEILCKVW
- a CDS encoding type Z 30S ribosomal protein S14, which encodes MAKTCMKYREMRRKYPTRVRNRCKICGRPRGYIRRFGMCRICFREQALEGKIPGVVKSSW
- a CDS encoding 50S ribosomal protein L5 — translated: MTHYLKERYQNEIAPALEMAIGTDNVMQIPRVTKVVVNIGVGEALDNAKALEAAVADLQLITGQKPIITKAKKSIANFKLREGRQIGVKVTLRGDRMWSFLDRLMNVALPRVRDFRGISPNAFDGRGNYTLGLREQLVFPEIEYDKIDKLRGLEISIVTTARNDDESRQLLQMLGMPFRKEGN
- a CDS encoding 50S ribosomal protein L24, with translation MRVKIRKDDTVEVISGREADKGRRGKVIKVLPDEGKVVIAGINVRKKHQKQVQSQGRTLKPGIIEFEGPIAIGNVMLVCPKCDNPVRVGIQREDDESKRICKNCGAVIE
- a CDS encoding 50S ribosomal protein L14, which gives rise to MIQQETVVKVADNTGGRSLLVIHVMGGSRRRYGRVGDIVVGAIQEASPQGSVKKSEVVKAVIVRCAKEWRRDDGSYIRFDDNAAVILDTDGQNPKGTRIFGPVARELREKGFMRIVSLAPEVL